The Brachypodium distachyon strain Bd21 chromosome 4, Brachypodium_distachyon_v3.0, whole genome shotgun sequence nucleotide sequence caattgcggcgagggttccccacggtcgacGCCACTGTTgctgttctagaaaacaacatgagtacggggtgccaatgctcgatggctcAAGTGCGAGAATAGTATGTAGGGTGTGTACGCCGGCTTTATAGcaaaggtcgccgtacacttggacaagtttgacacgtcgatattttttgaataggtttagtcgaccctgccggcacgacttagtcctatgttgtgacatcccaaaattttcccattttggaatgttaattATTATTAATTATCTTAtctaatttgtttgatttgaacATATTCTGGTAGAGAACTTTTGAGGATTTCAAATTTTTCAGgacttgtttgaatttttcGCATCAAGTTTGAATTTTATacaaagagtggattaatatgactatccaaattatatcaCATGGTTGAAAGATTTTTACAAATTCAAAAGTATTTAATTTGGATCAATTTTTGCATCTTATGTTGTTGTATGGGATTTCAAGAACCGAAATGAATCATATTCCTTTTGGGGATCATATAAAGGATTTATGGTATCCCaaatttccaatttggatgccatgaccattcgAGAGCATCATTGGAATTGTCGAATCAATTCAGAAGTTTCCCAACATTTATTAAATGATAAAGAgaggaataatatgactttcccaagtatacagttggaaaacatatttacTATTTCACTTATGTATTGGTTGATTCTTATGTTGGTATACTCTTTTAagttccaaataaaatgatcaaataaagagaAGAGTGTAACAGGACATCCTCGTGTGAAGATGattttccaacatttattaaGAGTGCGAATAACATGACTTTCCTAATCCTATAGTTGAGAAaacattttcaaaactctGCATGCTCTTGGTTTGGCGTTAAAATCAATTGTATGACTTTCCAACACATGCCTATTTGTTAATGAGAAGGAATAATGTGACCTTCCGATTATAAAGTTGgagaacatataatttggtACGCCTAAACTTCATTTGGTGTTAGAATCCTATTTGGAAATTTATTGGAtctttgatatatttttctagatttatttgaaatttatttgaGGTTCATATGCACTAAAAACTTATTTGGAATATTTTTATTCCATGAGGAAATTTCTTTTATTGCGTTCTAAACAGGTAATTAGAATTTCTGGAATTTCTCCGAATCCGttttgtattttatttgatttattAAAATTTCTGGCGATTTATACAGACagaaaagtattttatatGTCTTTtctcttattcttttctattttcggGAACTACCGCTTTCCCTTTGTGAAAGCGCATTCCGCTGAAACCCGTTTCACTTAAGTGTACCAAAGAGGTATCTTCTAATCTTGTCCATCCATCTCTCATCCAATGGCCCATCTCtctctgtttcttttcttttctctttttcttttctctcctttctccttcttcctcactTCCTCATGAAGACAGCAAGCACACAACACTCCGGTGCTCGTTCTCTGCCCGTGCCCCTCCTGGCCGAGGGCCATGGCTGCCTGGCCGCCTCTGCAGCTCGCCCCTGGACGACTCCGCCGAtccccgccgcccgcagcCATCTCCTGCCCCGCGCCCAACCTTCCCCAGCCCGAGCCCAAGCTCCTACCGGactccatggccgcctccaCAATGGATTCCACCTTCCGAACCATTTTTCTCCGCGATTTCTTCGCCAATTCGTGACCCTCGCGTCAAAGAATCAAtcccaacaagaatcaaaccGATCCGGACTCTATCTCCTCCGAATTATAAGCGAAACCGACTCGTTTAAacctccaccaccgccggccttATCCCGAGCGCCCTACCTACTATAAATACCTCCCCTCGGACGCCCTCGAGAGCTCCAACCTATCCCTCGAAACCGAGATCGAAGCCGCTGTCAATCCCGCATCCAATTTCAAGTTTTCGTCGCCAATTCCACGCGAACTCCGGTGAGCGATTGCTACCACCTCCCTTCAAATTAGCCCGAGCCATCACCACCTTTAGATCCCTATCGACGCCTAGAAAACCATCCACCACAGGCTCCCCTTCTGTAACCTCTTTTTCGCCGAATCCCATCAACTCCGGTGAGCtttcttgttctgtttttcGAGCTGCAGTCTGTATTGAATAGACTACTTCTGTAGCTTGTAGATTATCAACCATACATCCTATTTAGCCGATTCTTTCTGCTATGCTTAGATCACGTCATGATCTTCACATTAGTTCAGTTTTCATGCCCCGTCTGGATTATCTTCTGCAGTGCATCTTTGTCAGAAGTTGCTATTCACAGCATGTtgcttctggattagccatCTTTCGAAATTCTTGTAGAATATTCCATAGATCCGTTTGGTCCCAAACCTTCTGGAGATCATCTATCAGATCATGTTCTACACATCAGTGTGCTGTTTGCACAAGTTCTATTTCATCTACACTAGTTCATCCTCCACCAAAGTTGCTATCTGTTTAACACTGTCACATGCTATCTGTGTTGTCACATTGATTAGCTATATTTCGAAGCCCCTATCCTTTGATCCATTGCtccaaattagatgattctttccGTCTTGACAATAATACATCCAACCCTCCATCCTGGATCCCTTTTTGCACCTTTTCATGTTCATCTACAGTATCCCATGATCCATAGAagtttgtatctgttaacagccagAACTTGACCGTTTCAACTCCAATTCAATCCTAGCCTTTTGTATTGATTTCTAATCAAGTTTCCTTTGCATCTATCACATGTTATGATCTGATCAAACATGTCCTTGTCTTCAAATCATTTAGATTAGTTTTCCTTTCTCTATTTTGTCCCAAACAACTTAGAGATTCTTTTCCAATCTTGATATCTTAAACTCTAGGTTCTTTATCTATCTTTTCTAGGTTTGGGTATCACTAAagtatttgtataaaaatattttgataacTATAAATTGCATCATGAGGTTTATGTCACGGTTAGCCTTTGCATGATTAATAAGCAACAACTAATAAAATTAACTCTCATATAGCTTAATCAATTTGCATTGATAAATTAAATGTATGGTTGTGTTTGCATTGCATAGATGAACTTGGTGCATTGAAATTAATTACTCTCACTAAATAACAGTAGCATATCATGCTAGAACAACAATTAACTTGATGCTTTTTATTATCTATCATGTTCACCTAAGATGCATAGTTTGCACGATAGCTTTGTCATATTGTTGCATATCTTGCCATAATTTAGTTAGATCGTGAGATGTGCATTGTTCATGttttaataaataaaacatgtgGGATATTAAGGGCTTAGTATTTATTCCTTAGTTATAATTCCTATCAAACTGTTTCCAACCTTTCTAAAACCCTATCCTATGCTTTAGCAATAAAGATAATCGTTGATTATCACTTTTGGTTCttcatttggatttatttggagttatcgaACAATGTGGTTATTGTTGTTATTTGTTCTTCACAATAGATGATTCGGAGTGCGTGTGCTAAGTGTCGTGAAGAAGAAGTTTGTATCAACACAGGCCAAGGCAGGTGGTACCTTTGATCATCTAGAATCCtatatttttgcatatgctactttgCTTCACAAATTATAAGATTGCATGTGCGGGTTTATATTGCTATGAAGTATTTTCAAAATGCGTTTGCAAATTATTAGTTATGACCTATGTAGTATGCCTACAGGTTCTTTGTCATGCCACCAATTACCCTAAGATTATAGTATGTATGTGTTTCAAACTTGCTAGCTATATATTGTATCGGGAGGGTACACAACTTTTCGAAACGGAAGTCTCATGATATGAGCGAGAgtgttttcaaaaaatattttcaaaataaaacccAAAAATGTTTTCCACTAGGCGGAGTGGTATGTCTGAGACCATTTTTGGTTGTCGACAAGGGCAGCATCTAGTTCGGCTCTGCAGATGCTCAGGATTTTCGGTGGGGACCGTTGTCCAGTATCAAAACGTTCAAGTCTTTTTCAAAGGAACCCAAAAGCTTACCTAtacaaccacttgctattatggctCTGGGTTAGTCGAGTAACTAGTAGGAAACCCTTACTTGGGTATCGCCATTCGGAGAAGGGGCCAATGCGCTCATGtgtggggcgggcggtgccaggattaagtatagggggcttctagtgaaagacttcacaatctttacctattgcgcacgcttgtcgttaggcaacactttggactgattgtgtctggtgggtaaagtgtacaaacctctgcagagtgtcaatctaatcgattagccatgcccctggttacgggcaaattgagctactaagtctggtcaagaggagatcttctagttttgttttcaaaaaccaaaaactgttttgactcgatggtatccacagaatgagtttCTACTCGATGGAagtatccacagaatgagtcagggttactatgtgagtgtcagtttgACCCAGAATGCATAGTAAGGGAAAGCTTTATGAGTCATCGAAGCAGTGATGGCAGATCACAGAGTTAAATCTTGTGGTGCAGATTCCACTtgacatattagttttcaaaaACTGTTTTCTACAAAATTCTAGGGTTAGAGTTTTCCAAAGAGAAAGTATtatgagtatttcaaaatccaaaattggctttttgcaaaagaaaccgTAGAAGCCTATGTAGGACTTATCCTTAAGCATAtacttgcatttctcctaaccacacaggtatctacttgcaagtacattcaatgtactgacctgcacctatcatgtgcagatgtTGACGTATGAAGAAAGGTTACGCAGGGTCGCGGGTCTATACTCAACAAGCCTGCGATTCATTGGTGTTCAATTTTGATTTTCAGCTGTGTAATAAAATATGTACTCTGGATTACTAGTTATCGTTAATAAAAAGACATGTGTTTTTGGTATTTCATCTTGGACTATGTGTACTAGCTATTGACCCAGGGACTAGTACAGAAAACACATAGATTCCGGATCTTTACaggtctgggtcgccacatatgttaggagaggcttcgagggggtcgttagccgggtgtttgggccgaactcgtcttcccaaatcacctatggcgagagatctctaagtgccgcctcggacttgggccgaacttgtcttcccaagtagcgaggttgggataccctcgagactctaacccgatccctctacttcgagtcgagatcgtactagacggcccggaacctcgaaactaggcttctaagtcgcgtccccgaggtcgagtcgagactaggctcgacccaagcactcgagagcagGCTCCTTAGGtggctctagccctctcccctttgatcttattccaatggagaataaatgatacatgcccccatggggcggggggtatttatagcctagaggtccatgacaaaagaccatggctacccttgagggagagggaaagtgagggcaaagtggtaaactcatccccacacctttcttggcccctactctagctcttcttctcctttgaccatggcatgggaGGCTTGACCTTTTGACTCTTTTGACCGGCgcctagttggcatggctatgccTTGTTAGCGTTTTGACCAGTCTTTgggatttgttgacttggtcgccgccacgtaggattgcgGCCCGGccccatgtaaggattttacTATATTACAACAAAAGTAATCTTagcccccctcccccccccccccctctccgTCCCTGCCTCCAACCCTAAGATTGTATCCTTGTGAGGAAGCAGACGCTATATTTGGGAGAGATCTTAGATCCAACTCAAGCAAACCTTGTTTCCCTCTCCAAGGTCTTCATCGAGCTTGCTACCCATGGAGCATGGGTACTCCTACATAGTTGCGGTCACCCAGGAGCATCCAAATTTGTGTGATTGCCCCTTGGAGTTTGTGAAGTTCGGATTCCACGACTGAAAGGAAGAAATACCCCTAGTGAGTGAGGCTCATACCCCAGAGGTGAGCGGCCGGAATGGGAGCCTAAAcgtcccatattaattatTGGTGCCACCTCATGGAGATGTAGAATCCCCTCAAGGATTCGAACTTCGAGATCAAATCCTCGTCAACGGCTCCCGATTCGGTTTACACTTTCCATCATTTACTTACAACAATTTTTCTTTGTGCTATACTACCTTTATGCTTGTGGTAGTATTGCTCATATATAGGACTGTCCACTTAATTATATTTATAGAGAACCTTGTAGTTCCACCTAACCTTTGAAAAATGTTTAACTTGGTTTAGAATTTGTAGACAACTAGTCACCTTTCACCCTCCCCTGGATTAAAACCTTAGATCCTTTACCATCGGACATCTTGAAATGTGTCCATCAATTTCCTTTGAGAAATCAAGACCAACCACTTACCCTCCATGAAGATTGAGGCCTTCCAAACGTTCTTTGATGGTTCGCTCAGAAGCACTCTCCTTGTCCCTGATGCCATTACCTCATGTTACAAAGCCTCCTGTTGTCGCCGCAACCTCTAGAAGATCCATCATGCAGCTGTTCACATTTGAGTGTGGGTTGTCACGGATCAACAAAGGCATCCATGGCCATTGAACTTGGTGGCGAAGTCCAATTTACTATAATGAAGATCGCTCGAACTTGGTGACGAAGTGCAGTTTACGATAACGAAGATCACTCGAACTTGGTGACGAAGTGCAGTTTACTGTAGCGAAGTCCAATTTACAATTACGAAGATCACTCGAGAAAAAGCAGGATTTGTGGACTCAGCTGGAACACCACCAAGGGAAAAGTGGAACCCTAAAAACTATAAACTACGAGACCCACTGTTTTCATGGTACACTTGGTTGACTATGCCAGGACGAGGATGAAGGCAAAATTCCATTACTCCATACGACGTAGCCTCTACCGCTAGGACACAAATCTCACAAAATGATATAAAAACCTCACAGAGAAAATAGATAAACTGCAACCAAAAGTTGACATATGATTCAGTCATCGCCTGATGCCGAATCGATGGGCTCCTGTTTCCGGCGAAACGACTCGCACTTCTTTGACCACAGTGAAATAACCATGggtgtgctttttttttcacgagCGAAACCATGGGTGTGCTTAATTGTTGCATCGTGGTGTTTGGGCCGGCCCAAGCAGGGCCGAGAAACAATGGGCTGCGGTGCGCCGGTTCGGTATTCCCCGCATTCCTAGCACAGCCACCAAAACCGAGGAATGAAGCCGCGCTAGCGCTAGAAGGGCGAAAAGTTGCGAGGCCAACTTGTAATAAACAAGCTCTTGCAGCGCGACACGGCGTGGCGCCTTGCCGACGGACCCGGACCAGCGCCGCCAGCGCGGGGTGGAGCGGCCGAAGATGCGGGGTCTGACGCGGGCAGGCAAGAGGGCCAGCGAGATGGCCTTCAATGCCGGTGGTGGCGTCATCAACTGGTTCCCGGGCCACATGGCTGCCGCCTCACGCGCCATCCGCGACCGCCTCAAGCTTGCCGACCTCGTCATCGAGGTTCGGGACTCCCGCGTAAGCCTCCACACTCCCTTTCTCACGGAACTGCCCCCTTCCCTTGCTTGGTATATCCTGTTTCGGAAGCCTTGACGCGGGAGGCGGGGGACGTTTTTTTGTGTGGGAAtggtgttcgacgaaatgtcTTCCCACGTGTAAGGCTGTAATTTCCTTTAGGGGTGCTGATCTGAACCTTACGAGATAATGGAACATActcttctatatctaaatagGAGACCCCCACTACATGATTTCTCTTAAACATAAGAGTGTGTAGGTTCTGACTTCACTATTATACATGCCGAATGAAGGTGGTCACGCTAAAAAGAAGTAGTGGCTACAGTCTACAAGTTGGTGAAATGTGTTTCATGCAATTCTCATAACTTAATTGCCTGCTTCATGTACGTTTGTTTGCTTACTGTGTTATCTATTCCTCCGATCGATTGCTTGCAACTAATGTAACTTATGATCAGATTCCATTGTCCTCAGCGAATGAAGACCTTCAACCGGTGCTTTCAGCTAAGAGGCGTATCCTTGCTCTAAACAAGAAAGATCTAGCGAATCCCAATATGATGAATGTAAGTACCTCTGTAGTTAGGTCAGGCTCTGGAAGCAATATTTCTTGTTGAGGACATTCATGCTTTAATGTAATTTCTGAGATCCAATGCTTATACTCACAAGGTCATATTTTCACCAATATGCAGATGTGGCTTGATCATTTTGAATCACGTAAGCAGGATTGCATCTCAATAAATTCACACAGTAGTAATTCGATTAATCAGGTTAGGTAACTGTTAGTTTCATGTCTATCTACTTTGTTTTGTAAAACTCACAGGATATATGTAATATACTGGAAATCAGTCGAGCGTTAAGCTCTTGAGATTTCTGCAACTCTGAGAGTTGGTGTTCATTTACCTAATTATCAGTTGCAAGATCTACACCGCTTGCTGAGATTCTATGATGTACAACTGCTAAAGGTCTTCACAACGAGGAACTTAGAGCCAAATACCAAGAATCAAAACCTGCAAAGTCTCAcaatataatactccctccatcacatattaagtgccgaaatattacatgtatctagacgtattttagtatacaTATACGTCcaattttaaacaaatttgagtcacttaatatgggacggagggagtattaaaggacaactttgttctttgaaaatattttaaataaaatatcttCTGAAGTTGTCAAACTATAATTTTGCACCCTGCACAGAATCCAAATTTATTGGCTGTATTTACTATTTGGGGGAATTAATTGAAGTATATGAGCTTTGCATTATATATATTGAAATTGTAGTTTAAGATACATTCTGCTTCTTGCTGTGTTTCTCCTAAAATTTCATCTCTTCTTTTAGAACAAAATGAGGAATCGGTATTTCTCTCAAACAGAAGTTCTGTAGATACTGATGTGTATGAATCTTTAATATAGATAATATAAGCAAGATTTTGGTTGCGACCAGTGGATTTCCCATGCTGAGATGGCAGGAAGTAGAgggatgaaaagaaaataatcatACTTTCTTTATTCATATGAAATATGCACTCTCTCTTTTATAGTGTATTCTTCATACCTAAAGCTAGTTTCTATCCCAAAATTGTATAAAACTGACTCCTTTCAAACTGGAAAGTGAACACACTAAATCCTTTTAAATTAAGAAACCTAATAAATATTTTCGGACACAACCTCAGTTCCAAAATATATgttattttataaaaatgcTCAGTCAAACCTTTCTAACTCTTAGAACTAACAAGAAATTATTTTCCTTGGTTGGTGCAAATGGTACTCAGATTATCATGAACTAGTTTTGGGGTATAATTTCTTTGTAATCTTCCTCTCATATTTATACAAAGAAGCAATGGCCAAAATTTATTGGAGATTTTCCAGAGTAAAACTTCACATATTTCTTTGGTGCATCTAGCTGCTCCTATCCATAGCTGAGCAAGCATCCGTCCTTTGAAATGCTGACTCAAAAGATGTCCACAACAGATACATCCATCCATAACTGTAAAGTTCCTCCAGCAGTATCATTTAACCACCTAATTTGCTTTCTCTAGCTTAAGGCTTGATCGAGCTATTCTGatgtatatttttctttaaCAATGCTATAGGCCCATAGCTGATGGTGCAGTGGGTTGCATGTTATTGACTTGGTTCGTGAGACTTTAATCATTTCATATTACTCAACCAATGTGAAGCATGTTATTAATGTTACTGAACTGGTTTATCAATTTTATCTTTCCTATATGGTACTTCACTTTCTGTAGTCCTCGGTGTAAGTTCAACTCCTCTAATGCTGGCTTCTATAATTAACAGCTGCTTGGGCTTGTGGAGTTGAAACTAAAGGAAGCAATCTTGAAAGAGCCCACACTTCTTGTTATGGTTGTTGGTGTCCCTAATGTTGGAAAGTCTGCTCTCATAAATTCCATACATAGAATTGCCCGTTCTCGTTTTCCAGGTATGACCAttataaaatatatatttcttgTTTCATTGGTCATCCAACGGAGGCCACCAGAAGCACCAGTAAATAGTGGGATTTTAAAGGGCTTTGATAATGCTAAGAGGGGTACAGGACGACCTAAGTTAACATGGGTGGAGGCAGTTAAAAGGGACCTAAAAGACTGGAATGTGTCCAAAGATCTGGCTTCCGACAGGGCTGCATGGAAATCTGCAACCCATGTGCCTGAACCTTgattatttctttgtttttgtgtttACTTTTAGTTTCCACAAATTTCTGTTTGGGTTTCATATCTAGCCTACCCGAACTTGCTTGGGACAAAAGgcttagttgttgttgttgttggtaaTCTATCTTTATTGTTGTTCTACTGCCAGTGAATGATAAGATCAAGCGGGCTACGGTAGGACCACTGCCTGGTGTTACTCAAGACATTGCAGGATATAAGGTGAGGCTCTAAAGGTCAATGTTTTATGAACACTTCTAAATTTGTTATCTTGAATCTTTTTCTAGGTCATCATTATTATTGCACTAGATACCGGCAAAAGACACCAGATAAACCTTGTTAACTTGGCTGTTTTCTAAGTTGTGTTATGCATGTGCATTTGTGCTAAGCTGAGTCATATCTTAGTAGtatctttttgtttgttcctATTTGCACATATTCAACACTAGTTGTGGTAAACAAAAAGAATAGGCATGCATCCATGGATATGGACTAAATACAACAAACTTTGAATCAGTTTGTAACTTTGTATCCTTTTTTCTTAATATAGAAGATACGGGTTATGTTTTAGCTTTACTAATAATTACTTTATACTCTGAATATTGGTAATTCTTGCTTGTGGTTCCATCTGGCATTCTGGCCACTACATTACCTACCTATGTGCCTGGAGtttcacaaaagaaaacatctTAGTTACGGCACATATGAGTCTTCCCCTTGTTAGACTCATAGCTAAAATACGGGGAGAGCACAAGAACAAGGAGGCACAAGGATTAAGAGTCGAAGAGTCAAGTGCAGTTGCTAGGTACCGACTCGCGACTAGTCACGTGCTCGACTAGTATCATCGTTCACTAGCTAGTACAAATACCATAATAGTAAACTACTACGATCATGAAATTTATATGGAATGACCATTGTACTATTGTAGATGCTTACCGTAGATGTACCTCAACTGTGCACCTATTTGACTATAACCCACCTTGGTCAAATCCCTTGTATTAACAAGTGATGATAGTTAACTACTTAAACAATAAAACTTGTAGGCATAAGTCTAGCTGAGTAttcgttaaaaaaaaaagtcttgcTGAGTACCCTAAGTACTCACCCTTGCCCCATTGTTGTTCAGGAGTGTTACGACGAAGACTAGTAGGAATTCTACTGAAATTTATATGGAACCTAGTTGGCTTCCTCTTAGGATCCGTTTGGTTGGGCTTTTACAGCAGcttttttgtgaaaaaatgCTGAAGCTGAAACAAACAAGGTAAAAGCACCTGCTGCCACACAACCCCACTACCAGCTCACCCCTGATTCTTCATGAAAATTAGTGAGGATATGCCACTAGCTCTGTACCCCTGCCCCATCCCTTGTTTCCTCCCGTCCTGGCCACCTGATTGCCCAGTCCGCAACTCAGCCAAGCCGCTTCTGTCACAGCCacagcccaaacaaacagagcATTAGGATCCTTGGAACTTGGATGGATCTGCCCAACAGCTCCAGCTGCAGAAACTTCTTGCACTACCTCCGGTTGCTACATGATCTTAGCACAATGTGTAAGGAAGAAATAAAAGCACAAATCAAACCAATAGTTCAACACAGGAGAGGACTGCAGGGAAGAGATGAAAGCACAACTTAATCTAACAGTTCAACGCAGCAAGGAGAGGATTGGAAGTAGAGGACTGGAAGGAGGAATCAGAGCGGATAAGAAGATTACTTGCCGGTTGAGGCTGGCGCTGTGGTTACCTGTGACGATGTCGGTGGCAGAGACGATTGGTTCATGGAAAGTTAGAAATATCTTCAATGTTTAACCGGGACAGACCAGAGTTCAATGGCCAACCTTTTTTTCCCTGTCCCGTTCAATCTAGCAGTGGGCCAGCAAGCCTAGATTTGTCAGCAACCAGTC carries:
- the LOC100828938 gene encoding short integuments 2, mitochondrial isoform X1; protein product: MRGLTRAGKRASEMAFNAGGGVINWFPGHMAAASRAIRDRLKLADLVIEVRDSRIPLSSANEDLQPVLSAKRRILALNKKDLANPNMMNMWLDHFESRKQDCISINSHSSNSINQLLGLVELKLKEAILKEPTLLVMVVGVPNVGKSALINSIHRIARSRFPVNDKIKRATVGPLPGVTQDIAGYKIASQPSIYVLDTPGVLVPSIPDMETGLKLALTGAVKDSVVGEERIAKYLLSLLNIRKTPLHWERLLHRREEFDEEPGHSCGKGSRDSLRRRKRINNSDALYVQDLVMEVQATLCSTAMEFTGNIDEETGLESLIDAQLLALRKVFRIPHRPLDESHGPTAKKLLTLFRAGKLGPFVLDDLPDEIKQ